CATTCCGCCGCCGTGACAGATCTGGCTGCCAGCCGCGATGAATACAATGTGCTTTTCATCGGCCTGGGCAGGGGTGTCCTGACCCCGTTTGGTTCCTATTACCTCACCGGATTTTTGCACGAAAAGCCGCTGGCGCGCCTGCGTAACGACATGCGGCCACTGGGTATTGCCCGCAGCGATGACGTCAAAGACCCTGAAGACCATGTTGCCGCGCTGATGGAGATGATGGCCGGATTGATCGATGGCAGCTTCGGCGCCGTTCAACCGGGATCAGCGCAACGGGCCTTTTTTGACGCCCATATTGCCAGTTGGACGCCTCATTTTTTCAAGGATCTCGAGAGCTGTGCCTCGGCCGGTTTTTACAAGCCTGTCGGCCGTATCGGACGCCTGTTCATGGCGATCGAGCAGGAAGCTTTCGAAATGTAAGCCGCATTTTTGCGGGAGTTTTTTTCAGCGCGTATTGCAGTCCGGATGAGACACCCGGCCAGACTGCTGCAGTTGGTTCCAGGTGTCGAGGAGTGGAGACCATCATGAAAGCAAAGGTAGAAGATGCCGCGACAGACCGTCGCGGGTTTCTGAAGTTCGCTGGGCTTGGCACGATTGCCAGCGGAGCGGCTCTGGTCACAGGCACGGCAGCTGAGGCAGTCGAAATCGCCGGACCGCAGACTGCCGCCGGGTACAAGGAGACCGATCACGTCAAGGCCTACTATGCCAGCACTCGGTTCTAAGGATCGGCTCTGGTCACCGTATTAGACGGGACAAACACAAGGAGAGTTAGCATGCTCAGGAAGAAGACAAATGGGGTTGCGAGAGGCCCCCGGATGTCCTCGACGATAGCAGAGCTCGGGGCTACGGCAATTGACCGCCGTACATTCCTCAAGCGCTCGGGCCTCACCATTGGTGGGGCGGCAGCCATTACCTCGCTTTCGGGCGGAATGGTGAAGCGAGCCGAAGCTCAGACAGCCGCAGGCACCCGGAAAGTCGAAACCAAGAAATCGGTCTGCACGCATTGCGCCGTGGGTTGCACGGTGATTGCCGAGATCGAAAACGGTGTCTGGACGCGTCAAGCGCCCGGCTATGATTCTCCGTTCAACCTGGGCGCCCATTGTGCCAAGGGAGCGGCCGTCCGCGAGCATGCCCACGGCGATCGCCGCCTGAAATATCCGATGAAGCTGGTCGGTGGCAAATGGCAACGCGTCTCCTGGGACGAGGCCATCAACGAGATCGGCGACAAGATGCTCGAGGTGCGCGAGACCTCCGGACCGGATTCGGTCTATTGGCTCGGCTCGGCCAAGCATTCCAATGAGCAGGCCTATCTGATCCGCAAGTTTGCGGCCTACTGGGGGACGAATAACATCGACCACCAGGCGCGCATTTGCCATTCGACCACGGTGTCTGGTGTTGCCAACACCTGGGGCTATGGCGCGATGACCAATTCCTACAACGACATCCACAAGTCGCAGTCGATGATCCTGATCGGATCCAATCCGGCGGAAGCGCACCCCGTGTCGTTGTTGCACCTTCTCAAGTGCAAGGAAGAAAACAACGCGCCGCTGATCGTTTGCGATCCGCGCTTTACGCGCACGGCAGCCCATGCCGATGAATTTGTGCGGTTCCGTCCGGGCACCGATGTGGCGCTGATCTGGGGGATTCTCTACCACATTTTCGAAAACGGTTGGGAAGACAAGGAATATATCCGGACCCGCGTCTGGGGCATGGATCAGATCCGTGACGAGGTCAAGAAGTGGAACCCGGCCGAGGTTGAGCGTGTGACCGGAGTGCCCGGATCGCAAATGGAGCGGGTCGCCCGCACGCTGGCCAACAACAAGCCAGGCACGTTGATCTGGTGCATGGGTGGCACGCAGCACTCGAACGGGTCTTCCAATACCCGCGCCTATTCGATCTTGCAGTTGGCGCTGGGCAATGTTGGAAAGTCTGGCGGCGGCGCCAACATTTTCCGCGGCCATGACAACGTGCAGGGCGCCACCGATTTGGGTGTGCTGGCCGACACGTTGCCGGGATATTACGGACTGACAGCGGGCGCCTACGCCCATTGGGCG
This DNA window, taken from Hoeflea algicola, encodes the following:
- a CDS encoding twin-arginine translocation signal domain-containing protein, which translates into the protein MKAKVEDAATDRRGFLKFAGLGTIASGAALVTGTAAEAVEIAGPQTAAGYKETDHVKAYYASTRF
- a CDS encoding TorD/DmsD family molecular chaperone — encoded protein: MSAIDEADQSRVHVYRLLARLLREPPDAPLLAILSQMTADDSELGRAISDLAHSAAVTDLAASRDEYNVLFIGLGRGVLTPFGSYYLTGFLHEKPLARLRNDMRPLGIARSDDVKDPEDHVAALMEMMAGLIDGSFGAVQPGSAQRAFFDAHIASWTPHFFKDLESCASAGFYKPVGRIGRLFMAIEQEAFEM